The following are encoded in a window of Castanea sativa cultivar Marrone di Chiusa Pesio chromosome 5, ASM4071231v1 genomic DNA:
- the LOC142634599 gene encoding uncharacterized protein LOC142634599: protein MKLNKGLVLFLPKLRKVISEREIQTMVVFSLAIQIILIVMGYKRKVSNSNKIVLLLWVAYQLAGWFATVSLSIISNHFAPDTKDPKFSIAAFWAPFFLLHLAGPDTITAYSLEDNALWRRQALILVGQVGVTIFIIFRAWENELLNFLAVVMLIPGLIKIGERIWVLRSGSSENFKATTLRRPDPGPNYARFMEEYQLKKDEGLDVTLDTLIETRFVSDISLPVLKNCNIPDAAILQRAYVMFQTFKQIFSDLILSIQDIKNSQSYFQKVSFEEAFNVIEVELGFMYDVFYTKAFLVYSLKPGCFLRLTSFCSTLVVLLVFSTVGDNKHLYTLGDRVITYVLLCGAISLEIYSVLIILTSDWSMHWLSKHENATVDLLYRAISVISSIPFLAQKKRWRNKMGQYNLIKYCTECKPARCGLIQRFLFYHEMLEKNRYQELKEVSQDLKKLIFQHLLEKSRSAKDLKPCTELCACRGDRVLKKSKCSDCIRKEESKTQHEKVLKYSKCSDCIRKEESRIFHETVEEESDHVDKDAKCLNEINREYRNILQESVEVEFDQSILQWHIATSLCYNVDQNTHQNTSCQNHREASKLLSDYMLYLQVMRPIMLPNGIEQIRFQDTLAEAKIFFEERSVSDEIQASKKLLVVNTDIPPSVVKGDRSKSVLFDGCRLAKSLQCLEIDKKWELVSNVWIEMMCYAATKCRWNHHAQQLCRGGEFFTHVWLLMAHLGITEQFQISKGHARAMLVIQ, encoded by the exons ATGAAGTTGAACAAGGGCTTAGTGCTTTTCTTACCAAAATTGAGAAAAGTTATTAGTGAACGGGAGATACAAACTATGGTTGTATTTAGCCTTGCCATACAAATCATCCTCATCGTGATGGGCTACAAGAGAAAG GTTTCCAACAGCAACAAAATTGTCCTCCTTCTGTGGGTTGCCTACCAATTAGCAGGATGGTTCGCAACTGTATCGCTGAGTATAATCTCCAATCACTTTGCACCTGACACCAAAGACCCGAAGTTTTCCATAGCAGCATTCTGGGCTCCATTTTTTCTCTTGCACCTTGCTGGTCCAGACACCATTACAGCGTACTCCTTGGAAGACAATGCATTGTGGCGGAGGCAGGCTCTAATTCTAGTTGGCCAAGTAGGAGTGACTATCTTTATCATCTTTAGAGCCTGGGAAAATGAGTTGCTGAATTTTCTGGCAGTTGTGATGTTGATTCCTGGGTTAATCAAGATTGGGGAGAGAATCTGGGTTCTGAGGTCTGGAAGCAGTGAAAACTTTAAAGCAACCACACTTCGTCGTCCTGATCCGGGTCCCAATTATGCTAGATTCATGGAAGAATACCAATTAAAGAAAGACGAGGGGTTAGACGTCACATTAGATACGTTGATTGAAACTCGTTTTGTATCAGATATTTCCCTTCCTGTgctaaaaaattgtaacatcCCAGATGCAGCCATTCTTCAACGGGCATATGTAATGTTCCAGACTTTCAAGCAGATATTTTCCGATCTCATACTGAGCATCCAAGATATAAAGAATAGCCAATCCTACTTTCAGAAAGTCTCGTTTGAAGAAGCCTTTAATGTGATTGAGGTTGAGCTAGGATTCATGTACGATGTGTTTTATACAAAGGCTTTCTTAGTTTATTCTCTAAAGCCCGGTTGTTTTCTACGTCTTACTAGTTTCTGTTCTACCTTGGTTGTACTTTTGGTTTTCTCGACTGTAGGTGACAACAAGCACCTTTACACACTAGGCGACAGAGTCATCACTTATGTATTGCTGTGTGGAGCCATCTCGCTAGAGATATATTCAGTGTTGATAATTCTTACCTCAGACTGGTCAATGCATTGGCTTAGTAAGCATGAGAATGCAACGGTGGATCTCTTGTATAGAGCAATTTCAGTAATTTCATCAATTCCATTTTTGGCTCAGAAAAAGAGGTGGCGAAATAAAATGGGACAatacaatctaataaaatattGCACGGAATGCAAGCCAGCCAGGTGTGGTCTTATCCAGAGGTTCTTATTCTATCATGAAATGTTAGAGAAGAATCGGTACCAAGAGCTTAAGGAGGTTTCTCAGgatttgaagaaattgatatttcagcATCTTCTAGAGAAATCAAGGAGTGCCAAAGATCTCAAGCCTTGCACGGAATTATGTGCTTGTAGGGGGGACCGGGTTCTTAAAAAGTCGAAATGCTCTGATTgcatcagaaaagaagaaagtaaaACACAACATGAGAAGGTTCTAAAATATTCGAAATGCTCTGATTgcatcagaaaagaagaaagtagAATATTCCATGAGACAGTGGAGGAAGAATCTGATCATGTTGATAAAGATGCAAAATGTTTGAATGAAATAAACAGAGAATATCGTAATATACTCCAAGAGAGCGTCGAGGTAGAATTTGACCAAAGCATTCTTCAGTGGCATATTGCAACAAGCCTATGTTATAATGTTGATCAAAACACACACCAAAACACTAGTTGTCAAAATCATCGTGAGGCCAGCAAGTTGTTATCAGACTATATGTTATATCTTCAAGTCATGCGTCCTATCATGCTGCCTAATGGGATTGAACAAATCAGGTTCCAAGATACATTGGCCGaggctaaaatattttttgaagaaagatctGTATCTGATGAAATCCAAGCATCGAAAAAGTTACTTGTAGTGAATACTGATATTCCTCCATCTGTTGTGAAAGGAGACAGAAGCAAGTCAGTGCTATTTGATGGATGTCGACTTGCTAAATCTTTGCAATGCCTGGAGATTGATAAGAAGTGGGAATTGGTAAGTAATGTATGGATTGAAATGATGTGTTATGCTGCGACAAAGTGTCGATGGAACCATCATGCTCAGCAGCTCTGTCGAGGCGGAGAGTTTTTCACTCATGTGTGGCTTCTTATGGCACATCTTGGTATAACTGAgcagtttcaaatttcaaaaggtCATGCAAGGGCTATGCTGGTAATACAGTGA